A window of Macrotis lagotis isolate mMagLag1 chromosome X, bilby.v1.9.chrom.fasta, whole genome shotgun sequence contains these coding sequences:
- the LOC141503292 gene encoding disks large homolog 3-like, with amino-acid sequence MYKYEEIVLERGNSGLGFSIAGGIDNPHIPEDPGIFITKIIPGGAAAMDGRLGVNDCVLRVNEVDVSEVVHSRAVEALKEAGPVVRLVVRRRQPPPETVVEVNLLKGPKGLGFSIAGGIGNQHIPGDNSIYITKIIEGGAAQKDGRLQIGDRLLAVNNTNLQDVRHEEAVASLKNTSDMVYLKVAKPGSAHLNDMYAPPDYASTFSALADNHISHNSSLGYLGAVESKVSYPAPPQVPPTRYSPIPRHMLGEEDFTR; translated from the exons ATGTACAAATATGAGGAGATTGTGCTGGAACGG GGGAACTCGGGCCTGGGCTTCAGCATTGCAGGGGGAATCGACAACCCACATATCCCTGAAGATCCTGGCATCTTCATCACCAAGATCATCCCAGGCGGAGCAGCTGCCATGGATGGGAGGCTAGG GGTGAACGACTGTGTGCTGAGGGTGAATGAGGTGGATGTCTCCGAGGTTGTCCACAGCCGGGCAGTAGAAGCCCTTAAAGAGGCTGGCCCCGTAGTACGTCTGGTGGTCCGAAGGAGGCAGCCTCCGCCTGAAACTGTGGTAGAGGTCAACCTTCTCAAGGGGCCCAAAG GCCTGGGCTTTAGCATTGCTGGTGGGATTGGGAACCAGCACATCCCAGGGGACAACAGTATTTACATCACGAAAATCATTGAGGGAGGTGCTGCCCAGAAGGATGGCCGGCTGCAGATTGGGGATCGGCTGCTGGCG GTGAACAATACCAACCTGCAGGACGTGCGACATGAGGAAGCTGTAGCCTCTCTGAAAAATACTTCGGACATGGTGTATCTCAAGGTGGCCAAGCCAGGCAGTGCCCACCTCAATGACATGTATGCGCCACCAGACTACGCCAGCA CTTTTTCGGCCTTGGCTGACAACCACATAAGCCATAACTCCAGCCTGGGCTATCTGGGGGCTGTGGAGAGCAAGGTCAGCTACCCCGCTCCTCCCCAGGTCCCCCCCACCCGATACTCCCCCATCCCTCGGCACATGTTGGGTGAGGAGGACTTCACCAGGTAA